In Micromonospora sp. WMMA1363, a genomic segment contains:
- a CDS encoding polysaccharide biosynthesis tyrosine autokinase: MDLYRHLRLVRRHWWIVLLTLVIALGVTALVTVRAQPRYVASVTFFVTTPSQGVTDAYQGGLFLQQRVKSYAELLTSDRLAQSVAADDAVGLTAEQVQSRVSTAAEAGTVLLRASVTDTDQTRALRVTEALSARFVELVQNVETKPDGTAGPIKIEVVSGPRVSPAPVSPQPTRNLTVGALIGLLAGIGLAILRGLVDVRLRDAVGLQRTTGSPLLGEIPFEGAAKASPLIVGEAATSARAEAVRKLRTNLRFVDVHEPARVIAVTSALQGEGKTTLSCNLAISLAEAGWRVLLVDADLRRPKVGEYLGLDNGIGLTDVLVGDVQVGDVVQRWGDKSLLVLPSGSAPPNPSELLGSKAMADLLLALRESADIVIIDTAPLLAVTDGVVVAVQADGALLVTQQGRTSRSQVANAARSLHSVSVRLLGCVLNMAKVPKAEAYQYEAYRVVAGERPAVVSEQVSTPRHAAPAGPGAVSDRTQELTRLTR, encoded by the coding sequence ATGGACCTGTACCGCCACCTTCGCCTGGTGCGCCGGCACTGGTGGATCGTCCTCCTCACGCTCGTGATCGCGCTGGGCGTCACCGCCCTGGTCACCGTCCGGGCCCAACCCCGGTACGTCGCCTCGGTGACCTTCTTCGTCACCACGCCGAGCCAGGGGGTAACCGACGCCTACCAGGGCGGACTGTTCCTCCAGCAGCGGGTGAAGTCGTACGCGGAACTGCTGACCAGCGACCGCCTCGCGCAGAGCGTGGCGGCGGACGACGCGGTCGGGCTCACCGCGGAGCAGGTCCAGAGCCGGGTCAGCACCGCCGCCGAGGCCGGGACCGTCCTGCTGCGCGCCTCGGTCACCGACACCGACCAGACACGTGCGCTGCGGGTCACCGAGGCGCTGTCGGCCAGGTTCGTCGAACTGGTGCAGAATGTCGAGACCAAGCCGGACGGCACCGCCGGACCGATCAAGATCGAGGTGGTCAGCGGGCCGCGGGTCAGCCCGGCACCGGTCTCCCCGCAGCCGACCCGCAACCTCACGGTCGGCGCGCTGATCGGCCTGCTCGCCGGCATCGGTCTGGCGATCCTGCGTGGGCTGGTCGACGTCCGGCTCCGTGACGCCGTCGGCCTCCAGCGCACCACCGGCAGCCCGCTGCTCGGTGAGATTCCGTTCGAAGGCGCCGCGAAGGCGTCCCCGCTGATCGTCGGCGAGGCGGCCACCTCCGCGCGGGCCGAGGCGGTGCGGAAGCTGCGGACCAACCTGCGCTTCGTCGACGTGCACGAGCCGGCCCGGGTCATCGCCGTCACCAGCGCGCTACAGGGCGAGGGCAAGACGACGCTCTCCTGCAACCTCGCCATCTCCCTGGCCGAGGCCGGCTGGCGGGTGCTGCTGGTCGACGCCGACCTGCGCCGCCCGAAGGTCGGAGAGTACCTCGGGCTGGACAACGGCATCGGGCTCACCGACGTGCTGGTCGGCGACGTGCAGGTCGGCGACGTCGTCCAGCGCTGGGGGGACAAGTCGCTGCTGGTGCTCCCGAGCGGTTCGGCACCGCCCAATCCGAGCGAACTGCTCGGCTCGAAGGCCATGGCGGACCTGCTGCTCGCGCTGCGCGAGTCGGCCGACATCGTCATCATCGACACCGCGCCGCTGCTCGCCGTCACCGACGGCGTGGTGGTGGCCGTCCAAGCCGACGGCGCGCTGCTCGTGACCCAGCAGGGCCGGACCTCCCGCTCGCAGGTGGCCAACGCCGCCCGGTCGCTGCACTCGGTCTCGGTGCGGCTGCTCGGCTGTGTCCTCAACATGGCCAAGGTGCCCAAGGCTGAGGCCTACCAGTACGAGGCCTACCGGGTGGTTGCCGGTGAGCGGCCCGCCGTGGTGTCCGAGCAGGTCTCGACCCCCCGGCACGCCGCGCCCGCCGGTCCGGGGGCGGTCAGCGACCGTACTCAGGAACTCACCCGGCTGACCCGATGA
- a CDS encoding low molecular weight phosphatase family protein encodes MVDRVLFVCHANLCRSPMAEYLARRLLADRPIEVASAGTDAVDDLAMHPYAAAVAAGTGVDPAGFRSRRLRREYLLGATLVLTATRRQRSVCTALAPVALHRTFTLRQFGRLAAAAEPAPGAVGDDPLRAAVRAAVRARGQLQPAAPGTDDLRDPIGGRATDFRRCAEEIQRSLRPLAALIGSAG; translated from the coding sequence ATGGTCGACCGGGTCCTGTTCGTCTGCCACGCCAACCTGTGCCGGTCACCAATGGCCGAGTATCTCGCCCGCCGGCTGCTGGCCGACCGGCCGATCGAGGTGGCCAGCGCCGGCACCGACGCCGTCGACGACCTGGCCATGCACCCGTACGCGGCGGCGGTCGCGGCTGGCACCGGGGTGGACCCGGCCGGGTTCCGCAGCCGCCGGCTGCGCCGCGAGTACCTGCTCGGCGCGACGCTGGTGCTGACCGCGACCCGGCGCCAGCGTTCGGTGTGCACCGCCCTCGCGCCGGTCGCGCTGCACCGGACGTTCACGCTGCGCCAGTTCGGCCGGCTCGCCGCCGCGGCGGAGCCGGCTCCGGGGGCGGTCGGCGACGACCCGCTGCGGGCGGCGGTGCGGGCCGCGGTCCGCGCCCGGGGACAGCTGCAACCAGCCGCCCCGGGCACGGATGACCTGCGGGATCCGATCGGCGGCAGAGCCACGGACTTCCGCCGCTGCGCCGAGGAGATCCAACGGTCGCTGCGACCCCTCGCGGCGCTCATCGGGTCAGCCGGGTGA
- a CDS encoding glycosyltransferase family 4 protein has product MKIGILSYHFPPEPAFIPGSLAEELARRGHEVRVLTGFPDYPGGHVYPGWRQRWHHETRSERLTVRRVPRYSRVDGSVRGRMAGYLSFAGSASVVGRRFFGGVDALYVHQPPATAFAAAALLRLLARVPTVLHVQDVWAEEEPPAAGEPGRWAARIAGAMARCYRAADRVAVAAPSLRKLVVAAGADPARVEVVLNWTDERIFHPARPSVAAQRLVRRDDRCVVMHAGTIGARQGLETAVRAAATLDGTIDLVLLGSGEQERRVRRLAGELRADNVRFVERRSPLDMPELYAAADYQLVMLRDLPELRSTLPGKLQAALSCAAPVVASAGGDTAELVERTRAGLSCPPEDWTALADRFWLAATIPPPARADMGRRGREAYLGQMSLPAGVDRIEQLLGDATAGR; this is encoded by the coding sequence ATGAAGATCGGTATCCTGTCGTACCACTTCCCGCCGGAACCGGCCTTCATCCCCGGCAGCCTCGCCGAGGAGCTGGCCCGCCGCGGCCACGAGGTGCGGGTGCTGACCGGCTTCCCGGACTACCCGGGCGGGCACGTCTACCCCGGCTGGCGCCAACGCTGGCACCACGAGACCCGCAGCGAGCGGCTGACCGTGCGCCGGGTGCCACGCTATTCCCGCGTGGACGGGTCGGTCCGCGGCCGGATGGCCGGGTACCTTTCGTTCGCCGGCAGCGCGTCCGTGGTCGGCCGGCGCTTCTTCGGCGGTGTCGACGCGCTCTACGTCCACCAGCCGCCGGCGACCGCCTTTGCCGCCGCCGCGCTGCTGCGGCTGCTCGCCCGGGTCCCGACGGTCCTGCACGTGCAGGACGTCTGGGCCGAGGAGGAGCCCCCGGCCGCCGGTGAGCCCGGCCGATGGGCGGCCCGGATCGCCGGTGCGATGGCGCGGTGCTATCGGGCGGCCGACCGGGTCGCGGTCGCCGCGCCGTCGTTGCGCAAGCTCGTGGTGGCGGCCGGGGCCGATCCGGCCCGGGTCGAGGTGGTCCTGAACTGGACCGACGAACGGATCTTCCACCCGGCCCGGCCGAGCGTCGCGGCGCAGCGGCTGGTCCGCCGGGACGACCGCTGCGTGGTCATGCACGCCGGAACCATCGGTGCGCGACAGGGCCTGGAGACCGCGGTCCGGGCGGCGGCGACGCTCGACGGCACGATCGACCTGGTGCTGCTCGGCTCGGGCGAGCAGGAGCGGCGGGTGCGGCGGCTCGCCGGTGAGCTGCGAGCGGACAACGTGCGCTTCGTCGAGCGGCGTTCCCCGCTGGACATGCCCGAGCTGTATGCCGCCGCCGACTACCAGTTGGTCATGCTTCGGGACCTTCCCGAGTTGCGCAGCACCCTGCCCGGCAAGCTCCAGGCGGCGCTGTCCTGTGCGGCGCCGGTCGTCGCCTCGGCCGGGGGTGACACGGCGGAGCTGGTCGAGCGGACCCGTGCCGGGCTGTCCTGCCCGCCGGAGGACTGGACGGCGCTGGCCGACCGGTTCTGGCTGGCCGCCACCATCCCGCCCCCTGCCCGGGCCGACATGGGCCGCCGCGGCCGGGAGGCGTACCTGGGGCAGATGTCCCTGCCGGCGGGCGTGGACCGGATCGAGCAGCTGTTGGGCGACGCGACCGCCGGACGCTGA
- a CDS encoding DUF4012 domain-containing protein — MPRRGHCRPRRRRRAGPRRAVLAALVAGSVLLVSAGWVGLRGWQARAHLVNAAGLARDLNAQLVAGDAGRAQRTLAALQEQSGAARRATGGPGWWLGGRTPYAGDDLVAVRRIAVALDDLAREAFPPLLRADLSTMLPREGRLDVQRLRVLSTDLEAIDAAVQRARSDLADVPAGDLVAPVRQALADLRGEIDRLAGLTAAADQAARLLPSLLGVDGPRRYLVVSQNPAELRATGGLIGAYALLEADDGRVRLGSQGTSADFGQFSPPLKVPTEVRALWGDLPGTFPADVNLSPHFPTAAALYREMFRRRTGTVVDGVLAVDPVVLSHLLRVTGPVPVPGGAPLAGGTVVRTLLSDTYHRMDVREQDRYFAAVAAAVFDAMVTRDVNPRGLLSAFGHSITERRILFWSAHPEEQRTLGDSRMAGVLPEKDTVPTVGVFLNDGSGAKLGYYLRPEATLTVGGCQDDGTRELRLRVTLHSTAPRAGLSESVLGLGLAGDPYTVRTLVSIYSPAGGGVLGARLDGADLPVGTGAERKRQVATATVEVGPGASRTVEVSVHTAKTGSGSAALWLTPTVTPWTTQVVTAPSCDQ, encoded by the coding sequence GTGCCGCGGCGAGGGCACTGTCGACCCCGACGGCGTCGCCGCGCCGGCCCGCGCCGCGCCGTGCTCGCCGCCCTGGTGGCCGGCTCGGTACTGCTGGTCTCGGCTGGCTGGGTCGGTCTCCGCGGTTGGCAGGCGCGCGCCCACCTGGTCAACGCCGCCGGGCTGGCCCGGGACCTGAATGCCCAGCTGGTCGCCGGGGACGCCGGCCGGGCCCAGCGGACTCTCGCCGCGCTTCAGGAGCAGTCCGGTGCCGCCCGCCGCGCCACTGGCGGCCCCGGCTGGTGGCTCGGCGGGCGGACCCCGTATGCCGGGGACGACCTCGTGGCCGTACGACGGATCGCCGTGGCCCTGGACGACCTTGCCCGGGAGGCGTTCCCACCGCTGCTCCGCGCGGACCTGTCGACCATGCTGCCGCGCGAGGGGCGGCTGGATGTCCAGCGGCTGCGGGTCCTCTCCACCGATCTCGAGGCGATCGACGCCGCCGTCCAGCGGGCCCGGTCGGACCTCGCCGACGTGCCCGCCGGTGACCTGGTCGCACCGGTCCGGCAGGCCCTCGCCGACCTGCGGGGGGAGATCGACCGGCTGGCCGGGCTGACCGCGGCGGCCGACCAGGCCGCCCGACTGCTGCCGTCGCTGCTCGGCGTCGACGGGCCGCGACGCTACCTTGTGGTCTCCCAGAATCCCGCCGAACTGCGGGCCACCGGCGGTCTCATCGGCGCGTACGCCCTGCTCGAGGCCGACGATGGGCGGGTCCGGCTCGGCAGCCAGGGCACCAGTGCCGATTTCGGGCAGTTCTCCCCACCGCTGAAGGTTCCGACGGAGGTTCGTGCCCTCTGGGGAGACCTGCCCGGGACCTTCCCCGCCGACGTCAACCTCAGCCCGCACTTCCCGACCGCCGCCGCCCTCTACCGAGAGATGTTCCGTCGTCGGACCGGGACGGTGGTGGACGGGGTGCTCGCCGTGGATCCGGTCGTGCTGTCGCACCTGCTGCGGGTCACCGGCCCGGTCCCGGTCCCGGGTGGCGCGCCGCTGGCTGGCGGCACCGTGGTGCGGACCCTGCTCAGCGACACGTACCACCGGATGGACGTTCGTGAGCAGGACCGGTACTTCGCCGCCGTGGCCGCCGCGGTGTTCGACGCGATGGTCACCAGGGATGTGAACCCGAGAGGCTTATTGTCCGCATTCGGGCATTCCATCACTGAACGCCGGATATTGTTCTGGAGTGCCCACCCGGAGGAGCAACGGACGCTCGGCGACAGCCGGATGGCCGGGGTACTTCCGGAGAAGGACACCGTGCCGACGGTCGGCGTGTTCCTCAACGACGGCAGCGGCGCGAAGCTCGGCTACTACCTCCGGCCCGAGGCGACCCTGACGGTCGGCGGCTGCCAGGACGACGGAACAAGGGAACTACGGTTGCGCGTCACCCTGCACTCGACGGCGCCGAGGGCGGGACTCAGCGAGTCCGTGCTCGGCCTCGGCCTGGCGGGCGACCCGTACACCGTCCGGACGCTGGTGTCGATATACAGCCCGGCCGGCGGCGGTGTGCTGGGCGCCCGACTCGACGGCGCCGACCTCCCGGTCGGAACCGGTGCCGAGCGGAAACGGCAGGTAGCGACGGCCACTGTGGAAGTCGGACCTGGTGCATCCCGCACCGTCGAGGTGAGCGTGCACACCGCGAAGACCGGCAGCGGGTCGGCCGCACTGTGGCTGACGCCGACCGTCACTCCATGGACCACCCAGGTAGTTACCGCACCAAGCTGTGATCAGTAG
- the gdhA gene encoding NADP-specific glutamate dehydrogenase produces MPETVEAVFARVVTRNPGEPEFHQAVREVLESIGPALARHPEYVEARIVERICEPERQVIFRVPWEDDRGRVRVNRGFRVEFNSALGPFKGGLRFHPSVYLGIVKFLGFEQIFKNALTGLPIGGGKGGADFDPKGRTDREVMRFCQSFMTELYRHIGEQTDVPAGDVGVGGREIGYLFGQYKRITNRYESGVLTGKGLAYGGAQVRREATGYGAVFFAEEMLRQTGDSMAGKRVVVSGSGNVAIYAIEKVHQLGGTVVACSDSTGYLLDEKGIDLELLRELKEERRTRLDDYVQHVPHAVTVAGRSVWEVPCDVALPCATQNEIGGAEAAALVAGGCVAVVEGANMPTTPEAVRILGRAGVRFAPGKAANAGGVAVSALEMQQNASRDSWTFDQSEQRLRETMRDIHARCWATAGEYGLPGDYVAGANINGFRRVAEAMVAHGVV; encoded by the coding sequence ATGCCGGAGACCGTGGAGGCGGTGTTCGCCCGGGTGGTCACCCGGAACCCGGGTGAACCGGAGTTCCATCAGGCCGTTCGGGAGGTGTTGGAGAGCATCGGGCCGGCGCTGGCACGGCACCCGGAGTACGTCGAGGCGCGGATCGTCGAGCGCATCTGCGAGCCGGAGCGGCAGGTGATTTTCCGAGTGCCGTGGGAGGACGACCGCGGCCGGGTACGGGTCAACCGGGGCTTCCGGGTGGAGTTCAACAGCGCGCTCGGTCCGTTCAAGGGCGGGCTGCGCTTCCACCCGTCGGTGTACCTGGGCATCGTCAAGTTCCTGGGCTTCGAGCAGATTTTCAAGAACGCGCTGACCGGGCTGCCCATCGGCGGCGGCAAGGGCGGGGCGGATTTCGACCCGAAGGGCCGCACCGACCGGGAGGTGATGCGCTTCTGCCAGAGCTTCATGACCGAGCTGTACCGGCACATCGGCGAGCAGACCGACGTGCCGGCCGGGGACGTCGGGGTGGGTGGTCGGGAGATCGGCTACCTGTTCGGGCAGTACAAGCGGATCACCAACCGGTACGAGTCGGGGGTGCTCACCGGCAAGGGCCTGGCGTACGGGGGCGCGCAGGTGCGCCGCGAGGCGACCGGCTACGGGGCGGTCTTCTTCGCCGAGGAGATGCTGCGCCAGACCGGGGACAGCATGGCGGGCAAGCGGGTGGTGGTCTCCGGCTCCGGGAACGTGGCGATCTACGCGATCGAGAAGGTGCACCAGCTCGGGGGGACGGTGGTCGCCTGCTCCGACTCGACCGGCTACCTACTCGACGAGAAGGGCATCGATCTGGAGCTGTTGCGGGAGCTGAAGGAGGAGCGCCGCACCCGCCTGGACGACTACGTACAACACGTGCCGCACGCGGTCACGGTCGCCGGTCGTTCGGTGTGGGAGGTGCCCTGCGACGTGGCCCTGCCGTGCGCGACGCAGAACGAGATCGGCGGCGCGGAGGCCGCGGCACTCGTCGCCGGTGGTTGCGTCGCGGTGGTCGAGGGAGCGAACATGCCGACCACGCCCGAGGCGGTGCGGATCCTCGGACGCGCCGGCGTCCGGTTCGCACCCGGTAAGGCGGCCAACGCGGGTGGCGTGGCGGTGAGCGCGCTGGAGATGCAGCAGAACGCCAGCCGCGACTCGTGGACCTTCGACCAGTCGGAGCAGCGGTTGCGGGAGACCATGCGGGACATCCATGCCCGCTGCTGGGCGACGGCCGGGGAGTACGGACTGCCCGGCGACTATGTGGCCGGGGCGAACATCAACGGGTTCCGCCGGGTGGCGGAGGCGATGGTGGCGCACGGGGTGGTCTGA
- a CDS encoding DUF2795 domain-containing protein, whose amino-acid sequence MATYADVLQYLSSLDYPAEKDDVVREAEREGAPPDVLRALPPVDYANGNEVARSAGIEAAPEVDATQRSMQARDKRHQRVSQHLRNP is encoded by the coding sequence ATGGCGACGTACGCCGACGTACTGCAGTACCTGTCGAGCCTGGACTACCCGGCCGAGAAGGACGACGTCGTACGCGAGGCCGAGCGGGAGGGGGCCCCGCCGGACGTGCTGCGCGCCCTGCCGCCGGTCGACTACGCCAACGGCAACGAGGTGGCCCGCTCGGCGGGTATCGAGGCCGCCCCGGAGGTCGACGCGACCCAGCGCTCGATGCAGGCGAGGGACAAGCGGCACCAGCGGGTGTCGCAGCACCTGCGCAACCCCTGA
- a CDS encoding DUF2267 domain-containing protein, producing MNYDTFVDQVAQRTHTPAEQAVELTRATLETLAERLTGGEVLDLAVQLPRPLQLVLKPGPDNESAQRLGAAEFVTRVAARAQVDEPTARDAVRAVFTTLREAITGGEFDDVVVQLPRDYRDIVEPAMAPGATLRRS from the coding sequence ATGAACTACGACACCTTCGTCGACCAGGTCGCGCAGCGCACCCACACGCCCGCCGAGCAGGCCGTGGAGCTGACCCGGGCGACGTTGGAGACGCTCGCGGAGCGGCTGACCGGCGGGGAGGTGCTGGACCTGGCCGTGCAACTGCCCCGTCCCCTGCAACTGGTGCTGAAGCCGGGCCCGGACAACGAGTCGGCGCAGCGGCTCGGGGCGGCGGAGTTCGTCACCCGGGTGGCCGCGCGGGCGCAGGTGGACGAGCCGACGGCGCGGGACGCCGTCCGGGCGGTGTTCACCACGCTGCGGGAGGCGATCACCGGCGGTGAGTTCGACGATGTGGTGGTGCAGTTGCCCCGCGACTACCGGGACATCGTGGAACCGGCGATGGCGCCGGGCGCGACGTTGCGCCGGTCCTGA
- a CDS encoding CaiB/BaiF CoA-transferase family protein, whose amino-acid sequence MTDNVPAGPLAGVRVIELAGIGPGPFTAMMLADLGADVVRVDRAADVDPAAFGSPHPDLLNRGRRSIGVDLKSAGGRAAMLALVAGADALIEGFRPGVTERLGLGPVDCHAVNPRLVYGRMTGWGQDGPAAPYAGHDIDYLALTGALHGIGRAGERPVPPMNLLGDFGGGGMMLALGLVSALYAVRGGAPGQVVDAAIVDGVSVLSTQIHALRRLGRWQEPRGVNLLDGGAPFYDTYECADGKHLAVGALEPRFYAELVRRTGFPLPGDEALDRADPANWPALREAWARLFRTRGRDEWAALLADSDACVAPVLDWTEAPEHPHLAARGTFVARDGVTQPAPAPRFSGTPTALRRPPPQPGEHTDEVLAEAGVDAERIAALRAAGAVA is encoded by the coding sequence GTGACCGACAACGTCCCGGCCGGCCCCCTCGCCGGTGTACGGGTGATCGAGCTGGCCGGTATCGGGCCGGGGCCGTTCACCGCGATGATGCTGGCGGACCTGGGCGCGGACGTGGTCCGGGTGGACCGGGCGGCTGACGTCGACCCGGCGGCGTTCGGCAGCCCGCACCCGGACCTGCTCAACCGGGGTCGCCGCTCGATCGGGGTGGACCTCAAGTCGGCGGGTGGCCGCGCGGCGATGCTCGCCCTGGTCGCCGGGGCGGACGCGCTGATCGAGGGCTTCCGGCCGGGTGTGACCGAGCGGCTGGGTCTCGGCCCGGTGGACTGCCACGCGGTCAATCCACGCCTGGTGTACGGACGGATGACCGGCTGGGGGCAGGACGGCCCGGCCGCCCCGTACGCGGGGCACGACATCGACTACCTCGCGCTGACCGGGGCGCTGCACGGAATCGGGCGGGCCGGCGAGCGTCCGGTACCGCCGATGAACCTGCTCGGCGACTTCGGCGGTGGCGGGATGATGCTCGCTCTCGGTCTCGTCAGCGCCCTGTACGCGGTGCGCGGCGGAGCGCCCGGGCAGGTGGTGGACGCCGCCATCGTGGACGGCGTCTCCGTGCTGAGCACACAGATCCACGCGCTGCGCCGGCTCGGCAGGTGGCAGGAGCCACGCGGGGTCAACCTGCTCGACGGCGGTGCCCCGTTCTACGACACGTACGAGTGCGCCGACGGGAAACACCTGGCGGTGGGCGCCCTGGAGCCGCGCTTCTACGCCGAACTGGTCCGGCGGACCGGCTTCCCACTGCCCGGCGACGAGGCGCTCGACCGTGCCGACCCGGCGAACTGGCCGGCGTTGCGGGAGGCGTGGGCACGGTTGTTCCGCACCCGCGGCCGGGACGAGTGGGCGGCGCTGCTCGCCGACTCGGACGCCTGCGTCGCCCCGGTGCTCGACTGGACCGAGGCGCCGGAGCACCCGCACCTCGCGGCCCGGGGCACGTTCGTCGCGCGCGACGGGGTGACCCAGCCGGCCCCCGCACCGCGCTTCTCCGGCACCCCGACGGCGCTGCGCCGCCCACCGCCGCAGCCCGGCGAGCACACCGACGAGGTGCTCGCCGAGGCGGGCGTCGACGCCGAGCGGATCGCCGCCCTGCGGGCGGCGGGCGCCGTCGCCTGA
- a CDS encoding TerC/Alx family metal homeostasis membrane protein, translating into MTELYLAAELRSVGTPTLWIATIGGVILLLVLDFLVTRRPHEVSIREALGWSAFYVALPLAFGAFVWSRFGSSQGIDYLTGYLVEKSLSVDNLFVFMLLLSAFAVPSVLAQRVLLFGIAGALALRAVFIALGAAALQTLDFAFLLFAVILLVTAAKLLRDAVSGHQPEVDINKMRSVRLLRRFMPVTNDYHGTRMTVRLDGRRTLTPFALVVVAVLATDVVFAVDSVPAVYGITEDPYLVFATNAFALLGLRALYFVLHAALSRLIHLSYGLSIILGFIGVKLALHWAHGIWDNVPEIPTPISLVVIVAVLAVVTVTSLRATRAGQPGERKIVTERH; encoded by the coding sequence ATGACCGAGTTGTACCTTGCCGCCGAGCTGCGGTCGGTAGGCACCCCGACGTTGTGGATCGCCACCATCGGCGGTGTGATCCTGCTGCTGGTGCTCGACTTCCTGGTCACCCGACGCCCGCACGAGGTGTCGATCCGGGAGGCGCTGGGCTGGTCCGCCTTCTATGTCGCGCTACCGTTGGCCTTCGGTGCCTTTGTCTGGTCCCGGTTCGGCTCGTCGCAGGGCATCGACTACCTCACCGGCTACCTGGTGGAGAAGTCGCTGTCGGTCGACAACCTGTTCGTCTTCATGCTGCTGCTGTCCGCGTTCGCGGTGCCGTCCGTGCTCGCCCAGCGGGTCCTGCTCTTCGGTATCGCCGGCGCGCTGGCCCTGCGGGCGGTCTTCATCGCCCTCGGCGCCGCCGCCCTTCAGACGCTCGACTTCGCCTTTCTGCTCTTCGCCGTCATCCTCCTGGTCACCGCGGCAAAGCTGCTGCGTGACGCGGTCTCCGGTCATCAGCCGGAGGTCGACATCAACAAGATGCGGTCGGTGCGCCTGCTGCGGAGGTTCATGCCGGTCACCAACGACTACCACGGCACGCGGATGACCGTACGACTCGACGGGCGGCGGACGCTGACCCCGTTCGCTCTCGTGGTGGTCGCGGTGCTCGCCACCGACGTGGTCTTCGCGGTCGACTCGGTGCCTGCCGTGTACGGCATCACCGAGGACCCCTACCTGGTCTTCGCCACCAACGCCTTCGCCCTGCTCGGCCTGCGGGCGCTCTACTTCGTCCTGCACGCCGCGCTGAGCCGGCTGATCCACCTCAGCTACGGCCTGTCGATCATCCTCGGCTTCATCGGCGTCAAGCTCGCCCTGCACTGGGCGCACGGCATCTGGGACAACGTCCCGGAGATCCCGACGCCGATCTCGCTGGTGGTGATCGTTGCGGTGCTCGCGGTGGTCACCGTCACGAGCCTGCGCGCGACCCGTGCCGGCCAGCCCGGCGAAAGGAAGATCGTCACCGAACGTCACTGA
- a CDS encoding sulfite oxidase-like oxidoreductase, with translation MSPGFQGRPRSAEPALPPGQYLTEDFPVLSAGPTPRVPLDTWEFVITTETGVEYRWTWDEMTALPQEAPTVDIHCVTRWSKRDTRWQGVSLDTFLDGVDTGAHYALAHSYGGYTTNLPLADLRGGRAWVAYGYDGKPLPAEHGGPARLLVPHLYLWKSAKWVRGIRLGTADQPGFWETAGYHDYGDPWREQRYQGD, from the coding sequence GTGTCACCGGGTTTCCAGGGGCGGCCCCGCTCGGCGGAGCCGGCCCTACCGCCGGGCCAGTACCTGACCGAGGACTTCCCCGTGCTGTCGGCCGGCCCGACTCCGCGGGTGCCGCTGGACACCTGGGAGTTCGTCATCACCACGGAGACCGGCGTCGAGTACCGGTGGACGTGGGACGAGATGACGGCCCTGCCGCAGGAGGCGCCCACGGTGGACATCCACTGCGTCACCCGCTGGTCGAAGCGCGACACCAGGTGGCAGGGCGTCTCCCTGGACACGTTCCTCGACGGCGTCGACACCGGTGCCCACTACGCGCTGGCCCACTCGTACGGCGGGTACACCACCAACCTGCCGCTGGCGGACCTGCGCGGCGGGCGCGCCTGGGTGGCGTACGGGTACGACGGGAAACCGTTGCCCGCCGAACACGGCGGACCGGCCCGGCTGCTGGTGCCACACCTGTACCTCTGGAAGTCCGCGAAGTGGGTGCGCGGCATCCGGTTGGGCACCGCCGACCAGCCTGGATTCTGGGAGACCGCCGGCTACCACGACTACGGCGACCCGTGGCGTGAGCAGCGGTACCAGGGCGACTGA
- a CDS encoding ferredoxin reductase: MAAPTAGARGAPLTWRVARLTERRVETPSAQTLVLAVPGWPGHLAGQHVDVRLTAEDGYQAVRSYSLAAPAVDARIELTVQRVPDGEVSPYLIDTYAEGDPVEVRGPIGGWFVWRPEKTAPVLLVGGGSGVVPLMAMVRARRAAGSRAPFRLVYSVRTPADVLYAEELRRRARDDLGLDVAYLYTREAPEGWRGEPHRIGLADVNTHGWPPALEPICYVCGPTGFVETAADLLVGLGHQTRRVRTERFGPTG, encoded by the coding sequence ATGGCAGCCCCGACGGCTGGTGCGCGGGGCGCCCCGCTGACCTGGCGGGTGGCCCGGTTGACGGAGCGGCGGGTGGAGACACCCAGCGCCCAAACCCTGGTCCTGGCGGTTCCGGGCTGGCCCGGGCACCTCGCCGGGCAGCACGTTGACGTGCGGCTCACCGCCGAGGACGGCTACCAGGCCGTCCGGTCGTACTCGCTGGCGGCCCCCGCCGTCGACGCGCGGATCGAGCTGACCGTGCAGCGGGTGCCCGACGGCGAGGTGTCGCCCTACCTGATCGACACGTACGCCGAGGGCGACCCGGTGGAGGTGCGCGGTCCGATTGGCGGGTGGTTCGTGTGGCGGCCGGAGAAGACCGCGCCGGTGCTGCTGGTGGGTGGTGGTTCCGGAGTGGTTCCGCTGATGGCGATGGTGCGGGCCCGGCGCGCCGCCGGCAGTCGTGCGCCGTTCCGGCTGGTCTACTCGGTCCGGACGCCGGCTGACGTCCTCTACGCCGAGGAGCTACGGCGCCGGGCCCGCGACGACCTCGGCCTCGACGTGGCGTACCTGTACACGCGGGAGGCGCCCGAGGGCTGGCGGGGGGAGCCGCACCGGATCGGGCTCGCCGACGTGAACACCCACGGCTGGCCGCCGGCCCTGGAACCGATCTGCTATGTCTGCGGCCCGACCGGCTTCGTCGAGACCGCCGCCGACCTGCTGGTCGGTCTGGGGCACCAGACCCGCCGGGTGCGGACCGAACGCTTCGGCCCGACCGGCTGA